One genomic segment of Agromyces intestinalis includes these proteins:
- a CDS encoding ABC transporter permease encodes MSTLTAPTRIVPASERRLKNTTSIAQTLQNTFTMAYRGLVKIRRTPEQLIDVTVQPIIFTLMFTYIFGGAIAGDVASYLPIIIPGILVQTVITTSVVTGVQLREDMDKGVFDRFRSLPIARIAPLSGALLADTLRYAIATTLTFVMGFVMGFRPEGGLSAVIGAGLLVIACSWAVSWIFAFFGVIARSAGSVQGISFLILFPLTFLSNAFVPADTMPDWLQWFVNINPVSHLVTAVRELVNNGVVGSDAMIALIGAAVIVAVFAPLTVRAYMRKA; translated from the coding sequence ATGAGCACCCTCACCGCACCCACCAGGATCGTCCCGGCCTCCGAGCGCCGGCTGAAGAACACCACGAGCATCGCCCAGACGCTGCAGAACACGTTCACGATGGCCTACCGCGGCCTGGTGAAGATCCGGCGCACCCCTGAGCAGCTCATCGACGTCACGGTGCAGCCGATCATCTTCACGCTGATGTTCACGTACATCTTCGGCGGCGCCATCGCCGGCGACGTCGCGAGCTATCTGCCGATCATCATTCCCGGCATCCTGGTGCAGACGGTCATCACGACCTCGGTCGTGACGGGCGTGCAGCTGCGAGAGGATATGGACAAGGGCGTGTTCGATCGGTTCCGATCGCTGCCGATCGCGCGCATCGCGCCGCTGTCGGGGGCGCTGCTGGCCGACACGCTCCGCTACGCGATCGCGACGACGCTGACCTTCGTCATGGGGTTCGTGATGGGCTTCCGCCCCGAAGGCGGGCTCAGCGCGGTCATCGGCGCCGGGCTCCTCGTCATCGCGTGCTCGTGGGCCGTCAGCTGGATCTTCGCGTTCTTCGGCGTCATCGCTCGGTCAGCCGGCAGCGTGCAGGGCATCAGCTTCCTGATCCTGTTCCCCCTGACGTTCCTCTCGAACGCGTTCGTGCCCGCCGACACCATGCCCGACTGGCTGCAGTGGTTCGTCAACATCAACCCCGTGTCGCACCTCGTGACCGCCGTTCGCGAGCTCGTGAACAACGGCGTCGTCGGATCGGACGCGATGATCGCGCTCATCGGCGCGGCCGTCATCGTGGCGGTCTTCGCACCGCTCACGGTGCGCGCCTACATGCGCAAGGCGTGA
- a CDS encoding AfsR/SARP family transcriptional regulator, with the protein MPTDHRGLRVALLGPVLIEGRDGVLVEPVGVLGKALVVALADPSGTGVGRTHGVDAIVETVWGDDPPRNVRPALQTLVSRLRAASADDVIASRPGGYALAIEPSELDTARARALGQEAAGFARDGRFDDAIGCLDEALALWRGEPGVDLGDTPAATELAEASAALRLGLRELRARCLLDAGDPAGALAELEPLAAGHPLDEHLQHTRLRALAAAGRRTDAIAAFAAYRAALRDELGISPGPSLVALNAELLRDDGDGASGGSGTPAATVGPSAPQPRTRIGLRAAPNPLIGRDEDVARLESLLARHRLVTILGTGGLGKTRLAQAVAARSEAPVVVVAELASIRSDDDVPLALASTLGIREASAAGTLLSDRAPRPDLRERIVDQLGEQPTLLVVDNCEQIIQGAATLIADLLAEVPGLTVLATSRSPLEIGAERTYRLDPLAAGDGIGSPAGPAVQLFIERAQAARPGAALPAEPIARLCERLDGLPLAIELAAARVRSMSVEQVEARLGDRFALLAGGDRSAPERQRTLLAVIEWSWALLSDAERRALPRLAWFVDGFALDAAEAVLDDPAAVDVLEGLIAQSLLSVAEDSTGRPRYRMLETVREFGQSQLDAGGNEAALTAIDRWARAFCETTLTTLRGPGQIEGLARVAAEQDNLVAILRRSIDRRDAPTLVAVFACLGYFWTVRSAHSEIVAFSAAVLDATRGFRPAATDATATVLSFTLVAGTNFAVFTMTGLRALARLRVVARLGLPLPRWLDAICGFVLAVPDLEATMQRVEEMIESDDPETALLASIVRTQFAENAGEPEAALADGRRAHAIATELGDVWAMAMSATLLAELAAQDGDAEGTLRWAMESRASLIAIGATEDLRQVDWRIAIALLTADRPLEAAERFDALTEADPAFPDGVELSKMAELGRAELARLQGRQDEAVALARGVVEGYTDPRMRSSPWFLLTLAGFVAGGMQSGWPEADLTEWAELLRRRTAAMLRARPNFTDRPVLGTTAAGWSAWASGHPELADRAAELFALAEALRSRQDLPALGREAIEHTISPKLGVVRLAAARERVAAMTPDEQTERARALMAEPVPSG; encoded by the coding sequence GTGCCGACCGATCACCGGGGACTCCGCGTCGCGCTCCTCGGGCCCGTGCTCATCGAGGGTCGCGACGGCGTGCTCGTCGAACCCGTCGGCGTGCTCGGCAAGGCGCTCGTCGTCGCCCTCGCCGACCCGTCCGGAACCGGTGTCGGGCGCACCCACGGCGTCGACGCGATCGTCGAGACGGTGTGGGGCGACGACCCGCCACGCAACGTGAGGCCCGCACTGCAGACGCTGGTGTCGCGTCTGCGTGCGGCGAGCGCTGACGACGTCATCGCGTCGCGCCCGGGCGGGTACGCGCTCGCGATCGAGCCGAGCGAACTCGATACGGCACGCGCCCGCGCGCTCGGTCAGGAGGCGGCGGGCTTCGCGCGCGATGGCCGGTTCGACGACGCGATCGGATGCCTCGACGAGGCCCTCGCGCTCTGGCGCGGCGAACCCGGCGTCGACCTGGGCGACACGCCCGCCGCCACCGAACTCGCCGAGGCATCCGCCGCGCTGCGGCTGGGCCTGCGCGAACTGCGCGCCCGATGCCTGCTCGACGCGGGCGACCCCGCGGGGGCACTGGCGGAACTCGAGCCGCTCGCGGCGGGGCATCCGCTCGATGAGCATCTGCAGCACACGCGGCTGCGCGCGCTCGCCGCGGCCGGGCGACGCACCGACGCGATCGCGGCGTTCGCGGCGTACCGGGCCGCGCTGCGCGACGAGCTGGGCATCTCACCCGGGCCGTCGCTCGTCGCACTCAACGCCGAGTTGCTGCGCGACGACGGCGACGGGGCATCCGGCGGTTCTGGAACGCCTGCCGCGACGGTCGGGCCATCCGCGCCGCAGCCGCGCACCCGCATCGGGCTGCGTGCCGCGCCCAACCCGCTCATCGGCCGCGACGAAGACGTGGCCCGGCTCGAGTCCCTCCTCGCCCGGCACCGGCTCGTGACGATCCTCGGCACCGGCGGCCTCGGCAAGACCCGCCTCGCGCAGGCGGTCGCTGCACGCTCCGAGGCGCCGGTCGTGGTCGTCGCCGAGCTCGCGAGCATCCGCTCCGACGACGATGTGCCGCTCGCGCTGGCATCGACCCTCGGGATCCGCGAGGCGAGCGCCGCCGGCACGCTCCTCAGCGACCGCGCGCCGCGCCCCGACCTGCGCGAGCGCATCGTCGACCAACTCGGCGAGCAGCCGACGCTGCTCGTCGTCGACAACTGCGAGCAGATCATTCAGGGCGCCGCGACCTTGATCGCCGACCTGCTCGCCGAGGTGCCCGGCCTCACCGTGCTCGCGACGAGCCGCAGCCCCCTCGAGATCGGCGCCGAGCGCACCTACCGCCTCGACCCGCTCGCCGCCGGCGACGGCATCGGCTCGCCGGCGGGGCCGGCCGTGCAGCTGTTCATCGAGCGCGCGCAGGCCGCGCGTCCCGGTGCGGCGCTCCCCGCCGAGCCGATCGCCCGCCTGTGCGAGCGCCTCGACGGACTGCCGCTCGCGATCGAACTGGCCGCGGCGCGCGTCCGCTCGATGAGCGTCGAACAGGTCGAGGCCCGTCTCGGCGACCGGTTCGCGCTGCTCGCCGGTGGCGACCGCTCGGCGCCCGAACGCCAGCGCACCCTCCTTGCCGTCATCGAGTGGAGCTGGGCGCTGCTCAGCGACGCCGAGCGACGAGCGCTGCCGAGGCTCGCCTGGTTCGTCGACGGTTTCGCCCTCGACGCGGCCGAGGCCGTGCTCGACGATCCCGCCGCCGTCGACGTGCTCGAGGGCCTCATCGCGCAGTCGCTGCTCTCGGTGGCCGAAGACTCGACGGGCCGGCCGCGCTACCGCATGCTCGAGACGGTGCGCGAGTTCGGGCAATCGCAGCTCGATGCCGGCGGCAATGAGGCCGCCCTCACGGCCATCGACCGATGGGCGCGGGCGTTCTGCGAGACGACCCTGACCACGCTCCGCGGCCCGGGCCAGATCGAGGGGCTCGCGCGCGTCGCCGCCGAGCAAGACAATCTGGTCGCCATCCTGCGGCGATCCATCGATCGGCGCGACGCGCCGACGCTGGTGGCGGTGTTCGCCTGCCTGGGGTACTTCTGGACGGTCCGAAGCGCCCACTCCGAGATCGTGGCGTTCAGTGCGGCGGTACTCGACGCGACTCGCGGGTTCCGGCCGGCCGCGACCGACGCGACCGCCACCGTCCTCTCGTTCACGCTCGTCGCCGGAACCAATTTCGCGGTCTTCACCATGACCGGCCTCCGCGCGCTCGCACGGCTCCGCGTCGTCGCCCGGCTCGGCCTCCCGCTGCCGCGATGGCTCGATGCCATCTGCGGGTTCGTCCTCGCCGTGCCCGACCTCGAGGCGACGATGCAGCGGGTCGAGGAGATGATCGAGTCCGACGATCCCGAGACCGCGCTGCTCGCGAGCATCGTGCGCACGCAGTTCGCCGAGAACGCCGGCGAGCCCGAGGCCGCGCTCGCCGACGGTCGCCGCGCGCACGCGATCGCCACCGAACTCGGCGACGTGTGGGCGATGGCGATGTCGGCGACGCTGCTCGCCGAGCTCGCCGCACAGGACGGCGACGCCGAGGGCACGCTGCGCTGGGCGATGGAGTCGCGTGCTTCGCTCATCGCGATCGGGGCCACCGAAGACCTGCGCCAGGTCGACTGGCGCATCGCGATCGCGCTGCTCACCGCCGACCGCCCCCTCGAGGCCGCCGAGCGCTTCGACGCCCTGACCGAAGCGGATCCCGCGTTCCCCGACGGGGTGGAGCTGTCGAAGATGGCCGAGCTCGGCCGCGCCGAGCTCGCGCGACTGCAGGGCCGGCAGGATGAGGCGGTCGCGCTTGCTCGCGGCGTCGTCGAGGGGTACACCGACCCGCGGATGCGCTCCTCGCCCTGGTTCCTGCTGACGCTCGCCGGCTTCGTCGCCGGCGGCATGCAGTCAGGATGGCCCGAGGCCGACCTGACCGAGTGGGCCGAGCTGCTCCGCCGCCGCACCGCCGCGATGCTGCGTGCCCGCCCCAACTTCACCGACCGACCGGTGCTCGGCACCACCGCCGCCGGATGGAGCGCGTGGGCTTCGGGGCATCCCGAGCTCGCCGACCGGGCGGCCGAGCTGTTCGCCCTCGCCGAAGCCCTGCGCTCCCGCCAGGACCTGCCCGCCCTTGGCCGCGAGGCGATCGAGCACACCATCTCGCCGAAGCTCGGTGTCGTCCGGCTCGCCGCCGCCCGCGAGCGCGTCGCTGCGATGACCCCCGACGAACAGACGGAACGGGCCCGCGCCCTGATGGCGGAGCCCGTTCCGTCGGGGTGA
- a CDS encoding CoA-binding protein has protein sequence MTDTLTTEVADTTETVRLANGLSCELPASSPLAKLLRSQRTWVGPDAKQRLRILNAAKSVAIVGASPNPTRSSYFVGTYLQQSSDFRLYFVNPNAAEILGQPAYASLKDLPEVPDIVVVFRRGSDIPQVVDEVVAAGAKTIWVQLGIWNQDAAYYGEQQGLTVVMDRCIKVEHARFHGGLHLLGFDTGQITSRKTIR, from the coding sequence ATGACCGACACGCTGACCACTGAGGTCGCCGACACCACCGAGACCGTTCGACTCGCGAACGGCCTGTCCTGCGAGCTGCCGGCCAGTTCGCCGCTCGCGAAGCTGCTGCGCTCGCAGCGCACCTGGGTGGGCCCCGATGCGAAGCAGCGCCTGCGCATCCTGAACGCGGCGAAGTCGGTCGCGATCGTCGGCGCCTCGCCGAACCCGACCCGCTCGAGCTACTTCGTCGGCACCTACCTGCAGCAGTCGAGCGACTTCCGGTTGTATTTCGTGAACCCGAACGCGGCCGAGATCCTCGGCCAGCCCGCGTACGCGTCGCTGAAAGATCTGCCCGAGGTGCCCGACATCGTCGTGGTGTTCCGTCGCGGCAGCGACATCCCGCAGGTGGTCGACGAGGTCGTCGCCGCCGGCGCGAAGACGATCTGGGTGCAGCTGGGCATCTGGAACCAGGATGCCGCGTACTACGGCGAGCAGCAGGGGCTCACGGTCGTCATGGATCGCTGCATCAAGGTCGAGCACGCCCGGTTCCACGGCGGTCTGCACCTGCTCGGCTTCGACACCGGGCAGATCACGAGCCGCAAGACGATCCGATAG
- a CDS encoding O-acetylhomoserine aminocarboxypropyltransferase/cysteine synthase family protein yields MADREYGFKTRAIHAGNIPDAVTGARALPIYQSTAFVFDDTADAAARFALQKYGNIYSRLANPTVASFEERVASLEGGLGAVATASGLSAQYITFASLVGAGDHIVASSQLYGGSITQLDVTLRRFGVETTFVAGTDADDYAAAIRDNTKALFVETIANPSGEIADLEALADVAHAHGIPFIVDSTIATPYLNRPIEWGADIVTHSATKFLGGHGTTLGGVVVESGRFHWHSEKFPLFGEPVPSYGGLEWSGNFGEYAFLTRLRAEQLRDIGPVLPAHSAFLLAQGVETLPYRIQAHVDNARVVAEWLEQDARVERVFWAGLPNHQHHERAQKYLPQGPGSVFSFEVKGGREVGQKLIESVDLASHVANIGDAKTLIIHPASTTHAQLTEQQLVDAGVLPGVIRLSVGLEDADDIIYDLDQALAQATGQGQATGGTR; encoded by the coding sequence ATGGCAGACCGCGAATACGGCTTCAAGACGCGTGCGATCCACGCCGGCAACATCCCCGATGCGGTGACGGGCGCACGCGCCCTCCCGATCTACCAGTCGACGGCCTTCGTGTTCGACGACACGGCCGATGCCGCCGCCCGGTTCGCTCTGCAGAAGTACGGCAACATCTACTCGCGGCTCGCGAACCCCACGGTCGCGAGCTTCGAAGAGCGCGTGGCGAGCCTCGAGGGCGGCCTCGGCGCGGTCGCGACCGCGAGCGGGCTGAGCGCGCAGTACATCACCTTCGCCTCGCTCGTCGGCGCGGGCGACCACATCGTCGCGTCGTCGCAGCTCTACGGCGGTTCGATCACCCAGTTGGATGTCACGCTCCGCCGATTCGGCGTCGAGACCACGTTCGTCGCCGGCACCGACGCCGACGACTACGCGGCCGCCATCCGCGACAACACGAAGGCGCTGTTCGTCGAGACCATCGCGAACCCCTCGGGCGAGATCGCCGACCTCGAGGCGCTCGCCGACGTCGCGCACGCGCACGGCATCCCGTTCATCGTCGACTCGACCATCGCGACGCCGTACCTCAACCGCCCGATCGAGTGGGGCGCCGACATCGTCACCCACTCGGCGACGAAGTTCCTCGGCGGGCACGGCACGACGCTCGGCGGCGTGGTCGTCGAGAGCGGCCGGTTCCACTGGCACTCCGAGAAGTTCCCGCTGTTCGGCGAGCCGGTGCCCAGCTACGGCGGCCTCGAGTGGAGCGGCAACTTCGGCGAGTACGCATTCCTCACGCGCCTGCGCGCAGAACAGCTGCGCGACATCGGCCCCGTGCTGCCGGCGCACTCCGCGTTCCTGCTCGCGCAGGGCGTCGAGACGCTGCCGTACCGCATCCAGGCCCACGTCGACAACGCCCGAGTGGTCGCCGAGTGGCTCGAGCAGGACGCACGTGTCGAGCGCGTGTTCTGGGCGGGCCTGCCGAACCACCAGCACCACGAACGCGCGCAGAAGTACCTTCCGCAGGGCCCGGGCTCGGTGTTCAGCTTCGAGGTGAAGGGCGGCCGCGAGGTCGGTCAGAAGCTCATCGAGTCGGTCGACCTCGCCAGCCACGTCGCGAACATCGGCGACGCGAAGACGCTCATCATCCACCCGGCGTCGACCACGCACGCCCAGCTCACCGAGCAGCAGCTCGTCGACGCGGGCGTGCTGCCCGGCGTCATCCGTCTCTCCGTCGGCCTCGAAGACGCCGACGACATCATCTACGATCTCGATCAGGCCCTCGCCCAGGCCACCGGGCAGGGCCAGGCAACGGGAGGCACGCGATGA
- a CDS encoding DUF4232 domain-containing protein produces MRTVRVVVPALIAVVGWFASGALADLGMASTLRTFTRLARLLAPDTLPVGITAPTPWNAVVGLATAVAIGGLFVLLCALFGVQRGVTGFAAAWAAAAVAGTVVAGLPLAFALAESVFRDPATPLLTMDLAATGAYWGVLWGWMPALAAALCSPRVAAAPAPRPHPVLVAVAAGTSAIGLVGLAVVSPVADAAWHARISAEAAAAAASVDEATQPVEGIAIPEVAPGDWRIDPTWCTENQLVFTAAHPDAATGHRGMRVTATNVSTAPCTIDGYPDLAFSDPVTNGFEVRVLHGSGMLGEPDAGAVAIDLAPGGTAEVDLTWDAQARSDRDPAGFLHIAAYPGAVRQLVPIDTDITGGEVEVTAWRLPAGDPAAADQGAG; encoded by the coding sequence ATGCGAACCGTTCGAGTCGTCGTCCCCGCTCTCATCGCCGTCGTCGGGTGGTTCGCGAGCGGAGCACTGGCCGACCTCGGCATGGCGTCGACGTTGCGCACGTTCACTCGGCTCGCACGGCTGCTGGCACCCGACACCCTGCCGGTCGGCATCACGGCGCCGACGCCGTGGAACGCCGTCGTCGGCCTCGCGACCGCGGTCGCGATCGGCGGGCTGTTCGTGCTGCTGTGCGCGCTGTTCGGGGTGCAGCGCGGGGTGACGGGCTTCGCAGCCGCGTGGGCGGCCGCGGCCGTGGCGGGCACCGTCGTGGCCGGCCTGCCGCTCGCATTCGCGCTGGCCGAGTCGGTCTTCCGCGACCCCGCGACGCCCCTGCTCACGATGGACCTCGCCGCGACCGGCGCGTACTGGGGCGTGCTGTGGGGCTGGATGCCGGCGCTCGCGGCGGCGCTGTGTTCGCCACGGGTCGCGGCCGCCCCCGCGCCTCGACCCCATCCGGTGCTCGTCGCCGTTGCGGCCGGCACCTCCGCGATCGGCCTCGTGGGTCTCGCGGTCGTCTCACCCGTCGCGGATGCCGCGTGGCACGCGCGGATCTCCGCCGAGGCCGCAGCGGCGGCGGCCTCGGTCGACGAGGCGACCCAGCCGGTCGAGGGCATCGCGATCCCCGAGGTCGCGCCCGGTGACTGGCGGATCGACCCGACCTGGTGCACCGAGAACCAGCTCGTGTTCACGGCGGCGCATCCCGACGCGGCGACCGGCCACCGCGGCATGCGGGTCACGGCGACCAACGTGTCCACCGCGCCGTGCACGATCGACGGCTACCCCGACCTCGCCTTCAGCGACCCCGTCACGAACGGCTTCGAGGTGCGGGTGCTGCACGGGTCGGGCATGCTCGGCGAACCCGATGCCGGCGCCGTGGCGATCGACCTCGCCCCGGGCGGCACCGCCGAGGTCGATCTCACGTGGGACGCCCAGGCGCGCAGCGACCGCGACCCCGCCGGATTCCTGCACATCGCCGCCTACCCCGGCGCGGTGCGGCAGCTCGTGCCGATCGACACCGACATCACGGGCGGCGAGGTCGAGGTGACCGCCTGGCGGCTGCCCGCGGGGGATCCGGCCGCAGCCGACCAGGGCGCCGGCTGA
- a CDS encoding MFS transporter yields the protein MSPAETDAETDPAPDSAELAPPRRRFVDLSPLRISPAFARLWIGTSISGIGAHLTVVAVGLQIYAMTSSTFAVALVGGLALVPMIVAGVWGGMLADAFDRRLVLIVSSLVGWASTIALVVLSAVDAALAADGGRGEVWPFYLVTTVNSVAATISGATRFSVYPRLLPAAYVSRASALGGISGGIQLTAGPALAGVLVATIGLPLTFAVDAVLFTAGFLGILGLPKLRPLSRTARPGWESLRDGVAFLRQAPNIRASFLVDIVAMSFGRPFVLLPAVGATVIGGGPVTVGVLTAAAAVGTFLTGVFSGPVARVHRFGIAIGRAIIVYGAFVAAFGAVLAAMQTGWFGPVGPEWGQANVVALVLAAIALAGTGASDEVSAIFRSTMLLTAAPDEMRGRLQGVFTVVVTGGPRIGDLYAGVLASLVALWFPPVLGGLAIMAILAVLLRVLPSFRAYDARDPKP from the coding sequence GTGAGCCCTGCCGAGACCGACGCCGAGACCGACCCTGCACCCGACTCGGCCGAACTGGCGCCCCCGCGTCGCCGGTTCGTCGACCTCTCGCCGTTGCGCATCTCGCCGGCGTTCGCCCGACTGTGGATCGGCACCTCGATCTCGGGGATCGGCGCGCACCTCACCGTGGTCGCTGTGGGCCTGCAGATCTACGCGATGACGTCGTCGACGTTCGCCGTCGCGCTCGTCGGCGGGCTCGCGCTCGTGCCGATGATCGTCGCGGGCGTGTGGGGCGGCATGCTCGCCGACGCCTTCGATCGCCGGCTCGTGCTCATCGTGTCGTCGCTGGTCGGCTGGGCCTCGACGATCGCGCTCGTCGTGCTCTCGGCGGTCGACGCGGCGCTCGCGGCCGATGGCGGACGCGGCGAGGTGTGGCCGTTCTACCTCGTCACGACGGTGAACTCGGTCGCCGCGACGATCAGCGGCGCCACCCGGTTCTCGGTGTACCCGCGCCTCTTGCCGGCGGCGTACGTGTCGCGCGCGAGCGCGCTCGGCGGCATCTCGGGCGGCATCCAGCTCACGGCCGGCCCCGCGCTCGCCGGCGTGCTCGTCGCCACGATCGGGTTGCCGCTCACGTTCGCGGTCGACGCGGTGCTGTTCACCGCCGGATTCCTCGGTATCCTCGGCCTGCCGAAGCTGCGGCCGCTCAGCCGCACGGCCCGGCCCGGATGGGAGTCGCTTCGCGACGGGGTGGCATTCCTGCGGCAGGCGCCGAACATCCGCGCGAGCTTCCTCGTCGACATCGTCGCGATGAGCTTCGGTCGGCCGTTCGTGCTGCTGCCCGCGGTCGGCGCGACCGTCATCGGCGGCGGGCCCGTCACGGTGGGCGTACTGACCGCCGCGGCGGCCGTCGGCACCTTCCTCACCGGCGTGTTCTCGGGCCCGGTCGCGCGGGTGCACCGCTTCGGCATCGCGATCGGTCGCGCGATCATCGTCTACGGCGCGTTCGTCGCCGCCTTCGGCGCGGTGCTCGCCGCCATGCAGACCGGATGGTTCGGGCCGGTCGGCCCCGAGTGGGGGCAGGCGAACGTCGTGGCGCTCGTGCTCGCCGCGATCGCGCTCGCCGGCACCGGGGCCTCCGACGAGGTGAGCGCGATCTTCCGTTCCACGATGCTGCTCACCGCGGCGCCCGACGAGATGCGCGGCCGGTTGCAGGGGGTCTTCACCGTCGTCGTCACGGGCGGCCCGCGCATCGGCGACCTCTACGCGGGCGTGCTCGCTTCGCTCGTCGCGCTCTGGTTCCCGCCGGTGCTCGGCGGGCTGGCGATCATGGCGATCCTCGCGGTGCTGCTGCGCGTGCTGCCGAGCTTCCGCGCGTACGACGCGCGCGACCCGAAACCGTAG
- a CDS encoding cysteine hydrolase family protein, with product MDLPIDTALIVIDVQQGFDDPVWGARDNPDAEANIGRLVDAWAAAGRPIVLVRHDSIEAGSPLTAGTPGNALKDVVADAPHDLFVTKHVNSAFYGQPDLHGWLSARGIRSLVICGIQTNMCVETTARMAGNLGYEVALPLDATHTFDLEGPGGVRLAAAELARATAVNLQGGGFAEVVTTDALVG from the coding sequence ATGGACCTCCCCATCGACACCGCCCTCATCGTGATCGACGTGCAGCAGGGCTTCGACGACCCGGTCTGGGGCGCGCGGGACAACCCCGATGCCGAGGCGAACATCGGCCGCCTCGTCGACGCCTGGGCGGCCGCCGGGCGGCCGATCGTGCTCGTGCGGCACGACTCGATCGAGGCGGGCTCGCCGCTGACGGCGGGCACGCCCGGCAACGCCCTGAAGGATGTGGTGGCGGATGCCCCGCACGACCTCTTCGTGACGAAGCACGTGAACTCCGCCTTCTACGGACAGCCCGATCTGCACGGCTGGCTCTCGGCTCGGGGCATCCGCTCGCTCGTGATCTGCGGCATCCAGACGAACATGTGCGTCGAGACCACCGCCCGCATGGCCGGCAACCTCGGCTACGAGGTGGCGCTGCCGCTCGACGCGACGCACACGTTCGACCTCGAGGGGCCCGGCGGCGTGCGCCTGGCCGCCGCCGAGCTCGCGCGCGCGACCGCGGTGAATCTGCAGGGCGGCGGGTTCGCCGAGGTCGTGACGACCGACGCGCTCGTCGGGTAG
- a CDS encoding DMT family transporter — MSWVVLILSGVLEAVWATALGKSEGFTKLWPSVVFFGALALSMGGLAWAMRDIPTGTAYAVWVGIGAALTVVWAMIAGETDVSWLKLALIAGLIGCVVGLKFVDGAH, encoded by the coding sequence ATGTCGTGGGTCGTGCTCATCCTGTCGGGCGTACTCGAGGCGGTCTGGGCGACCGCGCTCGGTAAATCGGAGGGCTTCACGAAGCTCTGGCCGTCGGTGGTGTTCTTCGGCGCGCTGGCCCTGTCGATGGGCGGTCTGGCGTGGGCGATGCGCGACATCCCGACCGGCACCGCGTACGCGGTCTGGGTCGGCATCGGCGCGGCGCTCACGGTGGTGTGGGCGATGATCGCGGGCGAGACGGATGTCTCGTGGCTGAAGCTCGCCCTCATCGCCGGCCTCATCGGCTGCGTCGTCGGCCTGAAGTTCGTCGACGGCGCGCACTAG
- a CDS encoding helix-turn-helix transcriptional regulator — protein MVKPTHVVNSIRALRFAADEMTQAELARRIGVTRQTVIAIEQGRYSPSLELAFQIARVFGVGVDDVFQYPEPHEPRESHETQED, from the coding sequence ATGGTGAAGCCGACCCACGTCGTGAACTCGATCCGCGCCCTGCGGTTCGCTGCCGACGAGATGACCCAGGCCGAACTCGCCCGCCGCATCGGCGTCACCCGCCAGACCGTCATCGCCATCGAGCAGGGGCGGTACTCGCCGTCGCTCGAGCTCGCGTTCCAGATCGCCCGCGTCTTCGGGGTCGGCGTCGACGATGTGTTCCAGTACCCCGAGCCGCACGAACCGCGCGAATCCCACGAAACCCAGGAGGACTGA
- a CDS encoding NAD(P)-dependent alcohol dehydrogenase gives MLAAVFERYGPPEVVHLAERPLPEPGPGEVRVRVHTSVVGSADAAGRSGSPWFARLFFGLRRPRREVLGTDFAGAVDAVGPGASLVIGDRVFGFTGPNGGGNAEFAIVSAGGVVLPTPSSLDDVEAVAAIEGFLTALPFLRDTCGVRPGDEVLVNGASGAVGSTAVQLARWMGARVTAVTSTPNVDRVRALGADRVIDYTAERFIDARDAYDAVFDAVGASSFGRCRRSLTRRGVYATTVPSFGVLALMPLSRLFGRRRAAISFTGLLPVARKRDDLRLLCELVEQGAFVPVIDRVVPFERIAEAHARVDTHRKVGAVVVAMAGAAR, from the coding sequence GTGCTCGCCGCCGTCTTCGAACGCTACGGGCCGCCCGAGGTCGTGCACCTCGCCGAGCGGCCGCTCCCCGAACCCGGACCCGGTGAGGTGCGGGTTCGGGTGCACACCTCCGTCGTCGGATCAGCCGACGCCGCCGGGCGCTCGGGCTCACCCTGGTTCGCGCGGCTCTTCTTCGGGCTCCGCCGGCCCCGGCGCGAGGTGCTCGGCACCGACTTCGCCGGAGCGGTCGACGCGGTCGGGCCGGGTGCATCCCTCGTCATCGGCGACCGCGTGTTCGGGTTCACCGGGCCGAACGGCGGTGGGAACGCCGAGTTCGCGATCGTGTCCGCCGGTGGCGTGGTGCTGCCGACGCCGTCGTCGCTGGACGACGTCGAGGCCGTCGCCGCGATCGAGGGCTTCCTCACGGCGCTGCCGTTCCTGCGCGACACGTGCGGAGTCCGGCCTGGCGACGAGGTGCTCGTCAACGGGGCATCCGGTGCGGTGGGTTCGACGGCGGTTCAGCTCGCACGCTGGATGGGCGCGCGCGTCACCGCCGTGACGAGCACGCCCAACGTCGATCGAGTCCGCGCGCTCGGCGCCGACCGAGTGATCGACTACACGGCCGAGCGCTTCATCGACGCCCGCGACGCGTACGACGCCGTCTTCGACGCAGTCGGCGCCTCGAGCTTCGGTCGCTGCCGCCGGTCGCTCACGCGCCGTGGGGTGTACGCGACGACGGTGCCCTCGTTCGGCGTGCTCGCGCTCATGCCGCTTTCTCGGCTGTTCGGTCGACGTCGTGCGGCGATCTCCTTCACCGGCCTGCTGCCGGTGGCGCGGAAGCGCGACGACCTTCGGCTGCTCTGCGAGCTCGTCGAGCAGGGCGCATTCGTGCCGGTGATCGATCGCGTCGTGCCGTTCGAGCGGATCGCCGAGGCGCACGCGCGGGTGGACACGCACCGCAAGGTCGGCGCCGTCGTGGTGGCGATGGCAGGAGCCGCGCGATGA